A region from the Prosthecobacter algae genome encodes:
- a CDS encoding pyruvate dehydrogenase complex dihydrolipoamide acetyltransferase, which yields MPKIIEMPKLSDTMTEGTLAKWSIKEGDKVTTGQAIADVETDKATMEMPCFFEGTIHKIIVQAGEKAPLNAPLAIVLEEGEEAPANLDEIIAQAKAAAAPAPKAEKPAAGSSAKKVVSAPGPRLPTAPQPNRRAVSNNARVKASPLARKLAEEKGVDLSGIEGTGPGGRIVRADVENAPVGGASGGSRVAAAPTIRPTYGAEDERVPTSTMRNIIAERLLASKTQIPHFYLQMEVDAGPLMEFRAHLNATNEKTGGNKYTVNDFILKSVIRAAQAQPAINAAWDGDAIVKFKSVGLSVAIAIEDGLVTPVIKQAEKKTLLEISQGVKDLAGKAKNKKLSPDDFAGGTITVSNLGAYGIDQFSAIINPPQAAIVAIGSIRNAPVVNDKGQIVVGQRMWVGLSGDHRVVDGAVAATFLAEMRKFIESPALMLV from the coding sequence ATGCCCAAAATCATCGAAATGCCCAAACTGAGTGACACCATGACCGAGGGGACCCTCGCCAAATGGAGCATCAAGGAAGGCGACAAAGTCACGACCGGCCAGGCCATCGCCGATGTGGAGACGGACAAGGCGACGATGGAGATGCCCTGCTTTTTTGAGGGCACGATTCACAAGATCATCGTCCAGGCCGGTGAAAAGGCCCCGTTGAACGCCCCGCTGGCCATCGTGCTGGAAGAAGGCGAGGAGGCCCCGGCCAATCTGGATGAAATCATCGCCCAGGCCAAGGCCGCTGCGGCCCCGGCGCCGAAGGCGGAAAAACCTGCGGCTGGCAGCAGCGCGAAGAAGGTGGTTTCGGCCCCTGGCCCCCGCCTGCCGACGGCTCCCCAGCCGAACCGCCGCGCCGTGTCTAACAATGCCCGTGTCAAAGCCTCCCCGCTGGCCCGCAAGCTCGCTGAAGAAAAAGGCGTGGACCTTTCCGGCATTGAGGGCACCGGCCCTGGCGGACGCATCGTCCGTGCCGATGTGGAAAACGCTCCTGTGGGTGGTGCTTCCGGCGGTTCCCGCGTGGCGGCTGCCCCGACCATTCGCCCGACCTACGGTGCGGAAGATGAGCGCGTGCCGACCAGCACGATGCGCAACATCATTGCCGAGCGCCTGCTGGCCTCGAAGACCCAGATCCCGCACTTCTATCTGCAGATGGAAGTGGATGCGGGCCCGCTGATGGAATTCCGCGCGCACCTGAATGCGACGAATGAGAAGACCGGCGGCAACAAGTACACGGTGAATGATTTCATCCTGAAGTCCGTCATCCGCGCCGCCCAGGCCCAGCCTGCGATCAACGCCGCCTGGGATGGCGACGCGATTGTGAAGTTCAAGTCCGTGGGCCTAAGTGTGGCCATCGCGATTGAGGACGGTCTGGTGACTCCGGTCATCAAGCAGGCCGAGAAAAAGACCCTGCTGGAAATTAGCCAGGGTGTGAAGGATCTGGCTGGCAAGGCCAAGAACAAGAAGCTGAGCCCCGATGACTTCGCCGGCGGCACCATCACTGTTTCGAACCTCGGTGCCTATGGCATCGACCAGTTCTCCGCCATCATCAACCCGCCCCAAGCGGCCATCGTGGCCATCGGCAGCATCCGCAATGCCCCGGTCGTCAATGACAAGGGCCAGATCGTCGTCGGCCAGCGCATGTGGGTCGGCCTCAGCGGCGACCACCGTGTGGTGGACGGCGCCGTCGCCGCCACCTTCCTGGCGGAGATGCGCAAGTTCATCGAAAGCCCGGCTCTGATGCTGGTCTAA
- a CDS encoding M20/M25/M40 family metallo-hydrolase has product MIEDLTARAQHHLPEALHWLRRMVEINSFTTNVPGIQAVGQLTAACFDTLGFTSEFVPASHPAHGPHLLLRRQGLAASAPPIVLVTHLDTVFPPEEEVQNNFRWQEEDSRIYGPGSVDNKGGTALIWLLLRTMKDVLPDLFENTHWLIAANAAEEVIGSDFAQRTQERCPQGARAVLVFEGGPRDEAGYHIVTARKGRLEYRITCQGRAAHAGSNHALGINAVVELAALLPFVHALSSPADGLTVNVANIHGGTVLNRVPHEAVAELEMRAFDPQVLARAATALEAMAGPTAAGAQIVVERLGSTTAWPGGAETDRLFEAWAQAGAALNLPVLPMARGGLSDANYLCSLAPTLDAMGPSGGNAHCSERTADGSKLPEYVEPDTFVPKAVMNILALASLASPSA; this is encoded by the coding sequence ATGATCGAAGACCTCACGGCTCGTGCCCAGCATCATCTGCCCGAGGCCCTGCATTGGCTGCGGCGCATGGTGGAGATCAACAGCTTCACCACGAATGTTCCGGGCATTCAGGCCGTCGGCCAGCTCACCGCTGCCTGCTTTGACACACTGGGTTTCACCTCAGAATTTGTCCCCGCTTCCCATCCGGCTCATGGCCCGCATCTGCTGCTGCGCCGCCAGGGCTTGGCCGCCAGTGCTCCGCCCATCGTTCTGGTCACGCACCTGGACACCGTTTTTCCACCGGAGGAGGAGGTTCAAAACAACTTCCGCTGGCAGGAGGAGGACTCCCGAATTTATGGCCCCGGCAGCGTGGATAACAAAGGCGGCACCGCCCTCATCTGGCTGCTGCTGCGCACGATGAAGGACGTGCTGCCGGATCTCTTTGAGAATACGCACTGGCTCATCGCCGCGAACGCGGCCGAGGAAGTCATTGGTTCCGACTTCGCCCAGCGCACCCAGGAACGCTGCCCGCAGGGTGCCCGGGCGGTTCTCGTTTTTGAAGGCGGCCCACGGGATGAGGCTGGCTATCATATCGTCACCGCACGAAAAGGGCGGCTGGAATACCGCATCACCTGCCAGGGTCGCGCCGCCCATGCTGGCAGCAATCATGCCCTCGGTATCAATGCCGTGGTGGAACTCGCCGCCCTCTTACCCTTTGTCCACGCTTTGAGCAGCCCGGCCGATGGCCTAACGGTGAATGTGGCCAATATTCACGGAGGTACGGTTCTCAACCGCGTGCCGCATGAGGCCGTGGCCGAGCTGGAAATGCGCGCCTTTGATCCCCAGGTTCTTGCACGCGCCGCCACCGCGCTGGAGGCCATGGCCGGACCTACCGCCGCCGGCGCACAGATCGTGGTGGAGCGTCTGGGCAGCACAACTGCCTGGCCGGGTGGAGCGGAGACTGATCGCCTTTTTGAAGCCTGGGCCCAGGCCGGAGCCGCGCTGAACCTTCCCGTCCTTCCCATGGCCCGTGGCGGCCTCAGCGACGCGAATTACCTCTGCTCCCTCGCCCCGACTCTCGATGCCATGGGCCCCAGTGGCGGCAACGCCCATTGCTCCGAACGCACTGCTGATGGCAGCAAGCTCCCCGAGTATGTCGAGCCAGATACTTTCGTGCCCAAAGCCGTCATGAACATCCTCGCCCTCGCTTCTTTGGCGTCGCCTTCTGCGTAG
- a CDS encoding enolase C-terminal domain-like protein, producing the protein MPEAVLKTLHLTEPFRIAHGVSSTRQVVRITGGQATGEAPFVPYYGESPEDTLAWLQGPQVGDGTRAGRLALDLFQADQKPEPLWHRAERILGPGRPWLDIHACRSLGIPTDLSAFAEKVCQTARQFRVLKLKLGSGDLVHDEAIVATARAAAPQATMFADVNGGWSVDETVQMLPRLARYDLALVEQPIHHHGGVETWSELRSKLPSESLPLYADESAQNADDVHHLAPLVQGVNVKLLKCGSFAGGIEMIASARQHGLGIILGCMIESSLGTTAAAHLAPWADYVDLDGHLYLADDDYLGITFDAEGRLLMPQENGIGARPRT; encoded by the coding sequence ATGCCCGAAGCCGTCCTGAAGACCCTGCATCTCACGGAGCCCTTCCGCATCGCTCACGGGGTCTCCTCCACCCGTCAGGTGGTGCGGATCACTGGTGGCCAGGCTACGGGCGAGGCCCCCTTTGTCCCCTACTATGGCGAAAGCCCGGAGGACACGCTGGCCTGGCTGCAGGGGCCGCAAGTGGGGGATGGCACCCGCGCTGGACGCCTGGCGCTGGACCTTTTCCAGGCTGATCAAAAGCCTGAGCCACTCTGGCATCGGGCGGAACGGATTCTCGGGCCAGGCCGCCCTTGGCTGGACATTCACGCCTGCCGTTCCCTGGGCATTCCCACCGACCTCTCGGCCTTTGCAGAAAAGGTGTGCCAGACTGCCCGGCAGTTTCGGGTGCTGAAGTTGAAGCTCGGCAGCGGTGATTTGGTCCATGACGAGGCTATCGTTGCCACCGCCCGCGCCGCTGCTCCCCAGGCCACGATGTTCGCCGATGTGAATGGCGGTTGGTCGGTGGACGAGACGGTGCAGATGCTCCCTCGCTTGGCGCGGTATGACCTCGCCCTGGTGGAGCAGCCCATTCATCATCATGGCGGGGTGGAAACGTGGAGCGAGTTGCGCTCCAAACTGCCTTCTGAATCCCTGCCGCTCTATGCCGACGAAAGTGCGCAGAATGCGGACGATGTTCATCATCTGGCTCCTCTGGTGCAGGGCGTGAATGTGAAGCTGCTGAAGTGCGGCTCTTTTGCCGGTGGCATTGAAATGATCGCCTCCGCCCGCCAGCATGGCCTGGGCATCATCCTCGGCTGCATGATCGAAAGCAGCCTCGGCACCACCGCTGCCGCACACTTAGCTCCCTGGGCCGATTATGTGGATCTCGATGGCCATCTTTATCTGGCAGACGACGATTATCTCGGCATCACTTTTGATGCCGAAGGCCGCCTCCTCATGCCGCAGGAAAATGGCATCGGTGCTCGCCCCCGAACGTAA
- a CDS encoding PQQ-binding-like beta-propeller repeat protein: protein MSRRLLFPALLLSALGTLSFATAADWPQFRGPNASAVSTEAAPGPKVSVNWSVDLPGRGLSSPIIIGDKLFLTCASGPDQANLHVFCFSTADGKKLWERVMKSTGRTMTHNKTSVAAATMCSDGERVFALYSTNDLFAFDLTGNLLWLRGLTYDYANASNSLGMSSSPVVLGDTLVVQSENDSESIAVGIDVATGKNRWKKERPKAANWTSAVIYQDVVALQSSKGLTGINPRTGDVVWDYTDGASTIPSSAVTQTAIYIPSNGVTAVVPEKGAASQLWRAAGLKPGTGSPLVIGDSIYVLNGTGVLIKASTANGDEAWKLRLKGPFSGSPVAAGKYIYIASERGDFQVVDTTSKEGEIVHTVELKDTILSTPAISDGALFVRNDKKLWKLK from the coding sequence ATGTCTCGCCGACTCCTCTTCCCTGCCCTGCTGCTTTCTGCCCTCGGTACGCTTTCCTTTGCCACAGCGGCTGATTGGCCGCAGTTCCGGGGGCCAAATGCATCCGCCGTTTCCACCGAAGCCGCCCCCGGGCCGAAGGTCTCGGTGAACTGGAGTGTGGACCTGCCGGGCCGTGGGCTGAGCAGCCCGATCATCATCGGCGACAAACTCTTCCTTACCTGCGCCAGCGGCCCAGACCAGGCCAATCTGCACGTCTTTTGCTTCAGCACAGCCGATGGCAAAAAGCTGTGGGAGCGTGTGATGAAGTCCACGGGCCGAACCATGACGCATAACAAGACCAGCGTGGCCGCCGCGACGATGTGCAGCGATGGCGAGCGCGTCTTTGCTCTCTATTCGACGAACGATCTCTTCGCCTTTGACCTCACTGGGAATCTCCTGTGGCTGCGTGGCCTCACCTATGATTACGCCAATGCCAGTAACAGCCTTGGCATGTCCTCCTCCCCCGTGGTGTTGGGTGACACTCTGGTCGTGCAGAGCGAAAACGACAGTGAGTCCATCGCTGTCGGCATTGATGTGGCTACGGGCAAAAACCGCTGGAAAAAGGAGCGTCCGAAGGCCGCTAACTGGACCAGTGCTGTCATCTACCAAGATGTCGTCGCCCTCCAGTCCAGCAAGGGGCTCACGGGTATCAACCCACGCACGGGCGATGTGGTGTGGGATTACACCGATGGAGCCTCCACCATCCCGAGTTCTGCCGTCACCCAGACCGCTATTTACATTCCCTCCAACGGCGTCACGGCTGTGGTGCCTGAGAAAGGGGCCGCATCTCAGCTTTGGCGTGCGGCTGGACTGAAACCGGGCACAGGTAGCCCTCTGGTCATCGGTGATTCCATTTACGTGCTCAATGGCACGGGCGTCCTCATCAAGGCCAGTACGGCCAATGGTGACGAAGCCTGGAAACTCCGTCTCAAAGGCCCCTTCTCCGGCTCACCCGTGGCCGCAGGGAAATACATCTACATCGCCAGCGAACGCGGTGACTTTCAGGTCGTGGACACCACCTCCAAGGAAGGCGAGATCGTCCACACCGTGGAGCTTAAAGATACTATTTTGAGCACCCCGGCCATCAGTGATGGGGCTTTGTTCGTGCGCAATGACAAGAAGCTTTGGAAGTTGAAGTGA
- a CDS encoding alpha-ketoacid dehydrogenase subunit beta: protein MPRRITYRDAIREALDEEIARDPMVVVMGEEVAQYNGAYKVTQGLWDKWGDKRLVDTPISEAGFIGMGVGASMLGVRPVMELMFWSFYTVAWDQIVNNAAMVRYMSGGQINCPIVIRGPANGGTSVGATHSHTPENIMANFPGMKCVVPSNAYDAKGLLKAAIRDNDPVMFMESTKLYGEEWDVPANDELPGGELFIPLGTADVKREGTDISLIAHGRAVITCLEAARILEEEHGISAEVVDVRTIRPLDEETILNSVAKTHRAIYVEEGKPFCGVGAQIAYTIQAQLFDELDAPVLRVNSLDSPAIYSPPLEALQLPTAEVVVAKALSIC from the coding sequence ATGCCCCGCCGAATCACCTACCGCGACGCCATCCGTGAAGCCCTGGACGAAGAGATCGCCCGCGATCCCATGGTCGTCGTCATGGGAGAAGAAGTGGCCCAATACAACGGGGCCTACAAAGTGACCCAGGGCCTGTGGGACAAGTGGGGCGACAAACGCCTGGTGGACACCCCCATCAGCGAGGCTGGGTTCATCGGCATGGGCGTCGGTGCTTCCATGCTGGGCGTGCGGCCGGTGATGGAGCTGATGTTCTGGAGCTTTTATACGGTGGCCTGGGACCAGATCGTCAACAACGCCGCCATGGTCCGTTACATGTCCGGCGGCCAGATCAACTGCCCGATCGTCATCCGCGGCCCGGCCAACGGCGGCACCAGCGTGGGGGCGACCCACAGCCACACGCCGGAAAACATCATGGCGAACTTCCCCGGCATGAAGTGCGTGGTGCCTAGCAATGCCTACGATGCCAAGGGCCTGCTGAAGGCCGCTATCCGTGACAATGACCCCGTCATGTTCATGGAGAGCACGAAGCTTTACGGCGAGGAGTGGGATGTGCCTGCCAATGACGAGCTGCCCGGTGGCGAGCTTTTCATCCCGCTGGGCACGGCGGATGTGAAGCGCGAGGGCACGGACATCTCCCTCATCGCCCATGGCCGCGCGGTCATCACCTGCCTGGAGGCCGCCCGCATCCTGGAAGAGGAGCACGGCATCAGCGCCGAGGTGGTGGACGTGCGCACCATCCGCCCACTGGATGAGGAGACCATTTTGAACTCCGTGGCCAAGACCCACCGCGCCATCTACGTGGAGGAGGGCAAGCCCTTCTGCGGCGTGGGTGCCCAGATCGCCTACACCATCCAGGCCCAGCTTTTTGATGAACTGGATGCCCCTGTCCTGCGTGTGAACAGCCTGGATTCTCCAGCCATCTACAGCCCGCCGCTGGAGGCCCTGCAACTGCCGACGGCAGAAGTGGTGGTCGCCAAAGCCCTGTCCATCTGCTGA
- a CDS encoding REP-associated tyrosine transposase has protein sequence MIDLPVDSKYPIMPNDDLPNRQRLHHDVPHWVEGGSFFFVTVNCAERGREQLTQPTVSSALLESARFYDDQHKWHITLLLLMPDHLHVILSFPRGAVMADLFRSWKRYTARQLGVVWQDGFFDHRLRNDQEEKAKHHYIRNNPVRQQLCANPEDWPHQMHWTSQGLVIGPW, from the coding sequence TTGATTGATCTGCCTGTTGACTCAAAATACCCAATCATGCCTAACGACGATTTGCCCAATCGCCAGCGACTGCATCACGATGTGCCTCATTGGGTCGAAGGCGGTTCCTTTTTCTTCGTCACCGTCAACTGCGCGGAACGCGGCCGTGAGCAACTGACCCAACCAACTGTTTCAAGCGCCCTGCTAGAATCGGCACGTTTTTACGATGATCAGCACAAGTGGCACATCACACTGCTCCTGCTGATGCCGGACCATCTTCATGTCATCTTGAGCTTTCCCCGAGGGGCCGTGATGGCGGATCTTTTTAGAAGTTGGAAACGCTACACAGCCCGCCAACTCGGGGTCGTCTGGCAGGACGGCTTTTTTGATCATCGATTGCGCAACGATCAGGAAGAAAAGGCCAAACATCATTACATTCGGAATAATCCAGTTCGCCAACAACTGTGCGCGAATCCCGAAGACTGGCCGCACCAAATGCACTGGACGTCACAGGGATTGGTGATCGGTCCCTGGTAA
- a CDS encoding DUF1080 domain-containing protein, translated as MTLRHLLLPFVAISLLSTAQAEDFTPEPGFISLFNGKDLSGWCFREKTKKDNPNPGAILAKFDGQTEAKDAGRYFAKDGILTVSFPTEADKLTGQFYTVQEFPKNFILKMQFRASVNADSGIFIRKPQLQCRDYLVAGPDAYKTLKNYKAQDWNQIEVTVKDGVALCTCNGEVLEAALALPATGPIGVEGDRGQMEYRHIQIKELP; from the coding sequence ATGACTCTCCGCCACCTTCTTCTCCCTTTCGTTGCCATCAGCCTCCTTTCGACCGCCCAGGCGGAGGATTTCACCCCGGAGCCGGGCTTCATCAGCCTCTTCAATGGCAAGGACCTCAGCGGCTGGTGCTTCCGTGAAAAGACCAAGAAGGACAACCCGAATCCAGGGGCGATTTTGGCCAAGTTTGATGGGCAGACCGAGGCCAAGGATGCAGGACGTTACTTCGCCAAGGATGGCATCTTGACGGTGAGCTTTCCCACCGAGGCGGACAAACTCACCGGGCAGTTTTACACCGTCCAGGAGTTCCCGAAAAACTTCATCTTGAAGATGCAATTCCGCGCCTCGGTGAATGCGGACAGCGGTATCTTCATCCGCAAGCCCCAGCTTCAGTGCCGTGACTATCTGGTCGCCGGACCTGACGCCTACAAGACCCTGAAAAACTACAAGGCGCAGGATTGGAACCAGATAGAAGTCACCGTGAAGGACGGAGTCGCCCTCTGCACCTGCAATGGCGAAGTCCTGGAAGCTGCCCTCGCACTCCCCGCCACCGGCCCCATCGGTGTGGAAGGGGATCGTGGTCAGATGGAATACCGCCACATCCAGATCAAGGAACTGCCTTAA
- the efp gene encoding elongation factor P has protein sequence MASTPVINLRKGHAVRYNNEVCIVSDFELKTPPRMASYVQMSVRTLSTGKVYNLRMTSNESLEAVNLNREPHEYSYKDGEDYHFMHPETFEDVVLMESQVKNAKDYLIEGQKYTVQFADDVVIGIELPPSVVMTVTESPEGVKGDSANNVYKAAKLETGLVVQVPLFIGPGDKISVKTEDNSYLGRSN, from the coding sequence ATGGCATCAACCCCAGTCATCAACCTCCGCAAGGGGCACGCGGTTCGTTACAACAACGAAGTCTGCATCGTGTCCGATTTCGAACTCAAGACGCCGCCGCGCATGGCGTCCTACGTGCAGATGTCCGTCCGCACCCTCAGCACCGGCAAGGTGTACAACCTGCGCATGACCTCCAACGAGTCTCTCGAGGCCGTGAACCTGAACCGTGAGCCGCATGAGTACAGCTACAAGGACGGTGAAGACTACCACTTCATGCACCCTGAGACGTTTGAAGACGTGGTTCTGATGGAATCCCAGGTCAAAAACGCCAAGGACTACCTCATCGAAGGCCAGAAATACACCGTCCAGTTCGCTGACGACGTGGTGATCGGTATCGAACTGCCGCCTTCTGTCGTGATGACCGTCACCGAATCCCCTGAAGGGGTGAAGGGCGACTCCGCCAACAATGTGTACAAGGCTGCCAAGCTGGAAACCGGTCTGGTGGTCCAGGTGCCTCTCTTCATTGGTCCTGGCGACAAGATCAGCGTGAAGACGGAAGACAACAGCTACCTCGGTCGCTCGAACTAA